DNA from Paraburkholderia largidicola:
GCGCTATCCAGGTCAGGTTGCCCCATGCCTTCGAAGCAGGGGATTCTCGCAATCGCGCTTCCCATGAACTAGATTAACGCTGAGGCATGTAGGCGCCTTGATCTCCATTTGTGACGGTGCCCGGAACGCGCTGTTGCAAGTCGGGCCGACAAACCCTTCCGGAGAGTTGTGTGACTAACGTGGAAGCGCGCTCAGCGAACCAGCTGGCGGAGGAGCGGACTGAGCTCGCGACGACGCGCACGCTGATGGCGGCCGACCGTACCTTGATGGCGTGGACACGTACCGCGCTTTCGATGATCAGCTTCGGCTTTACGATCTACAAGGTGCTGGAGGGTTTTATGGAAGCGGGCGTTCATCTGGCCCATCCGCATAGTCCTCGAAACGTCGGCGTTTTTCTCACCGGGATGGGTACGGTTTCAATGGTACTGGGAACGATCGAATACTGGCGAACCATCGTCGGTCTGCGCGAGTATCAGCCAGTCAGTATCTGGCGGCCCGCTTTTTTTGTTGCGCTGGTCATGGCGTGTTCGGGTAGCCTTATCTTTCTAAGCATCATCAGAAGGTTTCTCTGAGCGTACGCGAGACGCCGCGTGCAGCAGTGGCTCCGCCAGCCGGGATCGTGGGTCGATGTCGGATAGATCGCACTCGGGATCACATCGTCGCTGTACCTATTCGAAGGCACCGGTGTCGTGACTGAAACCCTGATGATCCTGCTGAAGGTCTCCGTTGTCGCGCTTATCGCATGCGTCGGTGCGGGAACCTCGCCTTCCGAGCTGACCTATCTATGGCGGCGGCCCGGGCTGTTACTACGTTCCCTTGCGGCGATGTATCTGCTGGTTCCCCTGTTCGCGTTCGGCCTTGTGCTGATCATACCCATCGAGCGAGGGGTCAAAGCGGCGATGCTGGTGCTCGCAGTGTCTGCGGGAGCCCCACTGCTTCCGAAAAGACTCAAGAAACTGAACAGCCAGGAATACATCTTTAGCTTGCTGATTACATCCTCGCTCGTCGCCATTGTCGCTGTACCGCTGTGGACGGCATTGCTGGGTGCCTATTTCGATGTCACGGTCGAGCTATCCGAAAGCAAAGTCTTGTCAGACATAGCTAAAACCATTCTGCTGCCGATCATGATCGGCATGGGGCTTCGTGCCATTTTCCCGGTCTGGTCTGAACGGCTGTCGGACCGGGTGATCACGATTGCTGGGGTTGTCCTGGCAGCGTCCGGCATCATCCTGCTGGTCATCCATCGGGAGCATCTCGTGGGTCTCACCTGGCAAGGCGTGCTCGCGCTCGTGGGACTGTTGGTCTTCGCACTGTTCATTGGTCAGCTTCTTGGTGGTCCCAATCGCGATGACCGAACGGCGCTGGCCATTGCCTGCGCAACCCGGCACGTCGGCGTTGCGCTGATCGTCGCAACTGAGTTTGTCGGTGTAAGAACAGTCGTACTTGTCGTTGCGTACTTTGTCACCGCTTTCATCGTCTCGAGTATCTATCTAACCTGGCGACGACGATAATCCTCAAGCGTAATGGCCGCGACGGAATTGAACAGTGTCTTGGCCTCGTGCACTCGTGTCATGTCGTTGTCGATCATAAAGTGCTCTACGAGCCAAACGCGACGCCAGGCGACACCGAACGATTCACACAGCAAGCAAGCCGCTCAAGGCTTCACAGGAGACCACGAGCTGTCAGGATCGAACCACTCAAGCCTTGACGCAATGCGTGTAGTTTGCGGGCCGAGGTTTTTCTCATACAGCTTGCCGTCCTGATTGACAAGGAAAGTCATGACGCCGGTCGTGCCATATGTGACCGGCCACGCGACGAGTGCGCAGCCGCTGTCGAGCACGCCGTTGCGCTGGTAGTTCTGCCGGCCTCCTTTCGCGTGTGCGCCCTGCGCCGTGAGAATCCGGTAGTAATAGCCGTGGTAGCCGCCTGCCGATAGACCGTGACCGTGCTGCA
Protein-coding regions in this window:
- a CDS encoding YidH family protein, translated to MTNVEARSANQLAEERTELATTRTLMAADRTLMAWTRTALSMISFGFTIYKVLEGFMEAGVHLAHPHSPRNVGVFLTGMGTVSMVLGTIEYWRTIVGLREYQPVSIWRPAFFVALVMACSGSLIFLSIIRRFL
- a CDS encoding bile acid:sodium symporter family protein, whose product is MTETLMILLKVSVVALIACVGAGTSPSELTYLWRRPGLLLRSLAAMYLLVPLFAFGLVLIIPIERGVKAAMLVLAVSAGAPLLPKRLKKLNSQEYIFSLLITSSLVAIVAVPLWTALLGAYFDVTVELSESKVLSDIAKTILLPIMIGMGLRAIFPVWSERLSDRVITIAGVVLAASGIILLVIHREHLVGLTWQGVLALVGLLVFALFIGQLLGGPNRDDRTALAIACATRHVGVALIVATEFVGVRTVVLVVAYFVTAFIVSSIYLTWRRR